The nucleotide sequence GGTGAGACTTGGTCacaatgtttgtttaagaaaaatgaaattgatcacataACATAAAgagtcacatagcataaagggttCAAATTGATTCGCATAGCATGAAAGTTTAAACAtttcatatagcatagtcatgaattccacatagcataacatgaataaacgaaagcattgtaaatttagtttgttcacgagggattattattgtttgtgattgcgataacgtgcgaaatgattaaaacgacattttgaaatgaacgaacgttcaagtataaaaatcacatataaattgagatacataaaagagaggctcaataaaataTTGgagtgtttcgggtagagaaacgtcgactattccaaagtgggtcgaaagttctttcgaattagagatattgtgctttggcctataagtaagatactctcgtcgagaagcgattaacggtatcttacccttccggttactacacatctctaaatgattgaaacattcgggactttggcgagaataaaatcaaggaatgggacttaatcgacaagatgcgggtttcacccctaacttgacgatttcgtaccctaaatgtggttggtactcgtcggccaaaataaattttgacactttgacgagggtccactagagttgaaatggaaattaccattaagttgtggatgtcactcctagcttaatggtgaaatttcgtgcaaaaaaatagattaaaggtagaatgagagtcgtttaccaaattgtgggtttcacgcctattttggtaaattcttctcgttggtgttacaagagcataaaaatagcataagtgtattcgtgttggccttaggaaaggcacataaatttaatcaaaagtatagctaggaagcatgcatggtagagtacaaaagttttaaacaacaaataagaggcaaaattcctagaactatagattagggcaaaagcatggcaattttcctaattccctatagttatggctctgataccaatctgtcacaccccaaccgatggcggaaacatcgggatgagacgaagtgtgtatagattgctagagacgtcataacactatgtgacaatatttaattaaattcaaatttcattgcaatactaaattgtcatacaaggttcaaatagaaataacaacatagcttcaaattgtaacataacaacaaagataaattaatctaggtgtgtatctagtccaccctaaatctcgtttcatctttagtccatacttcaacaattaacctgcaacatgtattaaaatagagttcaatgcaaaagcaaaggcgagtatacaagtttgactacatagcataatagaataaaaactcatatccaacatgtaacATAGTGATTTAATTTACTAGcgatgcaatttttggcgtactatatgatcaaacccaagaatacaacgcacaatagcctaatcccaatagtTTAGCGGGATAGAAATGTTTAACTCAACAATACCCaattagaatagcgggcggggcgttaatcctatagcgctataattgttaaggtgggctagcaaagttaatgagcatataacgttccaaatcgttcatagagcatacaagcatagcaaatattcacaatagtttcatgtcacgttcatagatagagtatgttttgtttaagcataaaagttgttttgaataggtatacatgttgcatcccaaagtgtaaaggtgaaaaagggatcgagtatactcacggtttacaagtcttgacttgaagttccgagagtaagtttggtggatgatttagcttggagcacctagtccttctacacaaggaaacgtaggtgtgtgagtttggcgtacaacggaagattatagattcggagtttaaatTGTATAgaaaagtaacataggtgaaaataatcatcatTTAGACTTTATGACCGTTATATGACACTAGGTAACCACTTGGGTTATgttgtatttcatgggtagtaagcccattagaatcatattaaggtttaggtcttagatgTTCTTCTACTCCTTTGACATGTAAACATAGGtttaacatcaaaggttcgaaggAGTATATATTTATACTTAGgatatatattacatattatttaggtccgatattcaagtaggaggtagaagattagatctccatttaggtacctctagttacaaggatgtcatgaatggggtaggaagactaagcttccatttaggcacccctttgatgttcaccactacacttgatgtaaaaacaaccaaggagggtcatgaactaaggtttGTACAAGTATATCAAATGACTAATCTATTAGAAATCATCAaataatgagtggattcttatgaaggatagcccaagctaatccaaccatcacacattcaacaagtttcacacttgaacattacttgtgggtaaaaccctaattaaaacagaaagtttatgaggttttaacctctgatttagatgtctcaaccatgtttttaagcctaaccaaccataagagaggttgtaagcattaggacattggtttgagatgtgtttcacacaagttagatgaagtttacataagtttgaaacaaaacagaaagtttttggtcaatttcggagcaattccaggtctgatttctccaaggagaagtcaaggaatcaaactacatgattaaccaagcaagtaggaaaaagaatcaagcaatttcgttaagaaatgagcaagttataccactTTTAGTGTAGGTGTATCAATCTGCCCGAAAATGCAGCTTTGCAAGAGTTTTGAGAGTGAATTTGGAGAGATTAGAGAGTGTTTGTAAAGTGTTTTGAGCTTGGAAGAGGCTTGGTATTTATAGGGAGTGATTAGGTTAGTTTGTAGTTGAATAATAAATGttaaaaatgagtttaaaactcAAATAAGCCCAAAATTCCCGCTGAAACGCGCTGAAAAGGGGGTCTGGTCGCGCTGGTAGGCTGTTTTAAACGAGTGGATATATATTTTAAGTGCTGAGTTTGTTTACCAAAAAGCCTGTAGCTCAGATGGTCAGACGCGTGTATGTGAAGAGGGGTGATCCGGGTTCGAGTCCTGGCAACCACTTtttattgttttgattttttaaacaGTTTCAGTAATTGCAAAATCAGTCCCTAAAGTTTAGTTTGGTGAATTTGCACTAacggtccctgtggtttaactAACTAACCAAGTTATATAATCTTTTAACCAATTAGTTTATTTAAGTAACTGCTTAAGTAATTTAACTTGGTTTACGAACTAGGTTATTTTCTAACTTCAAAATCTAAcgagactaactagattattaaacttttaaataaaattaattaatttaattaatccaAACAATTTGAAAAGTGACCATATTTATAATGAATAAAAATTATTCTTTAAACGATTATTCGTTTCACAAAGCTTTCGAGTTTCACTATTTTACGAGTTTCAACTAGTTTAACGAGCATTGAGCGTAATAACGAATCGAGAGTCTAGGATAATATATCGTTCAAACGTGAAAATTTGCACATAAGTCTAACACAAACATGAATAAAATAGcttcgttttcattatgatcaattgTCTCGAATTACAAATGAAGCAACAGTGGATTACAAAGAGAGTACAAGagtctaaatatggaaagtacaacacgacttgctaaaataagaaaggttcgaaaatgcggagcgttacaaCTTGGATGTTTTAGATATAGTAATTTTATGTTCTCATATTCTTATGTTCCATGACCATCCGAATCATCCTTGTGATAATTTGTTTATTGGTGAACATTCGGGTTAATGGATTCATCCAACCTAGCATGATCATACTTGACTAACTAACACTTGGGCTACTCACAAactatataaatatatgtatacCTATCTATGAACTAACCGAACCTAAACACTTGGACTACTCACAAACTATATAATTATATGTATACATATCTATGAACTAACTAAACCTAAGACTCTAACCAATCCTTGGTTTGAAGTCAAAAGGAAAATGGTTAAAATATCTTGATTAAACTCCTTGTAATTTGGAATTCCAATAGGCAAGCTTGTGCCTATGAAGAACATTACATTACGGTGTCCGAATTCAGGTATTTCGTCAAGATAAGTTTTCATGTAATTTGTTACTAAATAATCATCTTGCACTTTACATTCCGAATCCAAACTCCACCAAACTCATATGCAGCGTTTATCTTTGTAGGATAACTCGGTGGTTCTCAACACTCTCAAACGCATTAGCTCACGTACGCAGGAATTACTacgcaaaccgtgagtatacatgATATCCTTTTCGTtattacacttttgggtgcaatatatatatatatatatatatatatatatatatatatatatatatatatatatatatatatatatatatatatatatatatatatatatatatatcatattaaAACTCACACAAACACATATACACAAATACATTATTCATACAGTAGAATCCAATATACATGCTTAATATGTTTATACTCTAGAAATACATGCATGCTAGAAAGCCATTCTTGCACAATactttgtcattaacttcgtacaagcctcgcTTAACATGTATAGTGTTATAGGAGTAGCACACTGCTCGTATTCTTTTGGTCATGTTAAGTTTATACATACAAAACGGTCTTGTCCTTGTGACGGCAAGATTACGCTAGTGGAATCTTTGGGTTGACACGTATGTAATGCATGCTAATTCATGCTATGTTATGTCTTAGTATACATTATTGCCATGTGGATTTCGTCaaaaacttttatacttatgctagtagccaaacttgtatgctcaccaaaGCTTTATGTGTTGACATGTTACTTTAATATATATTGCAGGATTATTATTACAAAGCGTTGAAAAAAATCTAGTAGGAAGGACTAGAAACGCACCAAACTTTAATTCATGTTTAGTAGTTTAGTCGTTATGTTACCTTGTTCGTATTATGAATTTGATACATATTTATTCGAAACCACACTACGGGTCCCAAGTTATGCATAGACGTGACATGATAGATCCCTATCCATAGATGAGGTTAGCTTTTCGAGACTAACCTCATCTATGACCGCAGACCAACCATGTCATGTTTATGCATAAATTGGGACCAGTATTGTATTTTTCAATAGATATGCATCAAAGTCATAGTATGGAATACCACAAAGACTAAccgtgtaattaactcttaatttAGTTTTTCTCTAATGACTTGTGTTAGGTAACTTTAAATGATGTATTTATTTTTTTCGGACTTTCCGTTACAAATTTCGTTGAAAACAGAGTCATATTCACCGTATAGTTTTTTGTGTATTATAAGCTACAGTGAGTATGAGTTCTCGATCAATATAAAACACGTGTAAGTATATTTTTTCTGGCATACCATgactttattttttgtttttttatggtTGCTATACCTCAAAATATAGTACTTTTTTGGAGTCGTAAGTTGATGAAAGTGTGAGTTTTCGATCAATGTAAATTAAACACGCGTCAATATTCTTTTAGGCATACCacatttttattttttgggttttctGTTTCGGTTGCTATACTTAGCTTTGATACCGTAACAAACCAAACATATTCTGACATACATCTTTAGCTCATTTAGTATTTTAATAGTTTTATTTTCCTCTAATAACTTACGTTTGTTAACTTCtttagaaaaataaaatatgtggttatgtttatttttttttcttaacatCCTGATATAAACTTTATTGAAAATGAGTTGTATTccaaataaattatttttttaatattgtaaaCTATAACGAACACTGATATCATAACAAATCAAACAGATATCGACAAAAACCAATTTTGCATGAGGAAATCTTAATAATAAAGAATTACCCACTATTTGTTTAGAACTTGGGTGCCTACTAATAAATTGCAAAACTTGGTCATAATAGTTggggatggcaaaaatacccgagTCTTACGAGTATATCCGAAACTCGACACAAATGGGACAGGTATATctgatacccgacgggtattgggccgggtataggattagttttaaaaatttctgcgggtatgggtcgggtatgggattaggtgatcccgacccaattacccgaaaCCACTTACCCATTTACCCGAAATATATACCCAATCATATATCcagattttttaatttatatttttgttttccattaacccttatctatttgtgatttattttagtattgTAATAAtgtgaaaaaaaataaattttcttttagtatATGTATTTTGtaattgtatatatattttgtatgttgtgaagtatatacaAATAGGTGTATAACTATAAAAAGTTATTAATAATTTATGATAAAACCTAtatgtatgtaatgtacattTTTAGTTTATAATAACTgttgtataaataaaattatagaataattataatagtaaaaaatgtttttagaaattataacgtatatcttttaaccaactattgggtatacccgataccttggttttaaaaaacgaGAGGCACACAAAAGCGACGAGATCTAAAAATGAGGCACGAAGCGCAAAAGTTGTGGGCTTTTTGGACCCGAGGCACAAGAAGattatataattttatacatATCCGATAAGTTTTTAGCATCCTTTATCCAAAATATAGTTATAACTAAGGTTTATATATGATTTTACCTATATGTACAAGAAAAAAAAACCTATTGTCCAAGACTTTCATGcataaaaacaacataaaaacacCCAAAATACATAAGGCGCACGCCTCAAACctcaaaaaacccaaaaaaaataagtttttcttGCGCTTTGTGGAAAAAGCGCGCCTTAGGGGCCCTGAGGCGCTGAGACCTGCGCCTTAGGGCGCCTCGTGCCaaggcgcgctttttaaaacccaACCCGATACCCGTGGGTTTACCCGATATCCGATGGGTAATTATCCGACGGGTATTGGGTCAGGTATAGGACACTATTTTACAATCGGGTATGAGTATGAGATTATCAATACCTGACCCATTACCATCCCTAATAATAGTTTCCCTTTGATTATTGCAACATTACAACCTTGTCTTGTCAAGCAAGTTGATGACTAACTTTGGGTCAAAGGTTGTTGCCATTTACAATCATGTCATCCTTGTCAATAAGTTTGTGGTATCTTAAAAATAATTGTTTGATCTTATCTTTTAGAAAGCATCTTATATCTCTTTATCAgtttatttacaaaaatagtcATATTTTTATGTTCAATCTAAGATAAAAAGACACTCAAAAGAAAACTAATATCATTATAATGTTATATACAGAGACGACGTTCATTATGAATATGGAACCCTTAAAAAAAGTGAGGAAATAAGGGTATCAACCTTGGATGTATGGAATGTGTTGGGGAAGAATCAGTTTGCCGGATGATCAGAGAGGCGTGATgtcactctcagatcaaattatttcagTGGTTCACTCGAATAATTTAATCGGGTACTACTCTGATTTTGAGAAAATGAACCAGTGTATGTGTTTGTGGAAATTGTCTGAACCAGAGAAATGTGACCAAAAAACTGTCTACGAAAAAACTGCCCCTTTGACCctgccaggggctgccgccccttggaccctgctcccaggggcgctgccTGTTGGTTCAAttctgtttgtgcatgaaggaaaacaatataaacatacctgtcacagcagatagtgcagaggagaatccagtaatggagttcgacatgcctgtcatcttgatctggttcctccttagggtgctgactgatgatggggacttagaaaaccgaaaagggtatcggttatggagaggaggtttcgtgatgatgttatggttaatggggtgtgtgaattgtgtaactgagtaacccctaaacctccacataactctccttatataagcacccaggaggaaacctaattagttactaagggtaatatggtccatcaacaattaccaactaattaaataataggttctaatatattttgatctctataatgtaaatgattaagatggctatagattaaatattaatacgtaatatatttaatcttacactgCCTCCTTGGAATCCCCATAGAGTACGGGCTCCGCCCGTACACttcgaattataataactcaaacaagcatgcactcccgcacctcctaacttgtttgatgtgtattattattcggTTTGATCACCAAGTGAATCCCCccattacactaaaatatctaacagaATGGACAATCGTTCCCTTACGAGAGAATTGCTTGGTTGAAGATATACGGGGTTCCACTACATTTGGCAGACAATGAGGTGTTTGATGCGATTGGGAAACTGTTCGGGAACATCCTACATTCACCACAGATAAACCAGAATGACACAGACTTCTCTCATGATTGTGTAGGGGTGTTAACAAGAGGGGGTAGAAAGGTTAACAAAGACATTACTCTGCAACAGGATAACAATTTTTTCCAAGTATGGGTTTTCTGAAGAACAAGGGGAATGGTTACTGGATTGCTTGTATGAGGAAGAAGAGGAACAAGATGcaagcaacaacaacaactcgcCGCAATTTGAGAAATACGGCGACACAGTGATACGCGACAGAACCCCGGTCgtttaaaatattttcttttgtCATTTTTCGATTCATTAACACACAATATATATAAACACTATTTTTTTTGTGTTTATGGCAGGTTTATACAAAAAATGGTACCGAGCGAACGATCAAGTACGCGAAGAACCGAATACTCTTAAACCGCCACTTCTTTGGGAACATCTTTTCAAACAGACAAATTATGATTACGCGTGACAAAGTGTTCGAGTTTAAAACCTTAATGGTTTAGAGTTTAAAACCTTAATGGTTTGGCTGTAATATATATGGGTAATAGTTCGTTATGTCAGTTTGTCTAGATTATTAGTTAACTCATACTCGCAAGtatttgtaaaaaataaaaattatatcgGGGACGTAATTATCTGAATATTTAAGTTTGTCATTACACTCCCACTATTGTGGTATAACATGTTACACCAACAATCATAGTGAAATGCAATTTCCTCTTAAATCTATAAGCTCCACGAGCATAATGATACATTGGTTATGGAAAAAAGGTTGAAATAACAGCATGCAAAATTATATCttatatcgtggtacatcttttgattaaaaaatagtaaaagaaCTTGGATGCAAAAAATACCATTAACATACTATTCAAAAGTCACTGACGTGTCATGTGACTAGAATGATGTTATATGAGTTGTATGACATGCGAGAAACGGTTTTATAAGGACCCGTATGAGGTGGTGTTCGTCAAATGATATTACCCGTATGATATGTTTGACTTATACATAAATAACTGTTGTAAACACTGACAAAGTTATATCAACCATGTAACAAACATTTTGTTCTAACATATTAACAGAATATAGATATATTTGGAATGTAAATATCTTAGGTGATTGTGTAAATCTCTTCATGAGAATAGGAGATATGGACGATTGTATATATATGATTCATAGATGAATGAAGGAGACAAGGTTTACAATTCTAATATGGTATCAAACCACTAAAACCCTAACCGATCCTTCTCTGATCGGCCCTCCCACCCTCCTGCGCAACTTCTGCCCATCTCCCTCCTTCATCTATTCATCCCGCAACTATCATGTCTTCCTCTATTCATCCCGCAGTCACTGTCACAAACATCAAAGCTCTAATCCCTATTACTCTTGACATCGAGAATGGCCATTATACAACGTGGTCGGAGTTATTTAAAATTCATTGCATCTCGTATGATGTATATGATCATCTTCAGCCGAAGAAATCCACTGAGACGTCCTCTTCCTCTGATAAAGACCAAGCCAAGGACAAGACTACCTCTTCCCCATCGTGGGAACGCCTTGATTCCATTGTATTACAATGGATTTACGGGAGGATTTACACTGATCTTCTGCATATTATTTTGAAGCCCAACACTAACGCATACGCTGCTTGGACGGTGTTGGCGAATATTTTTCAAGATAATAAGGCCACGCGTACCATCGATCTTAACAAAAAGTTTGCCAACACTCGTCTTGAACAATTTCCCTCCATGACGGCTTACTGCCAGGCGCTCAAGGTAATCTATGATCAACTCACTAATGTTGGCTCTCCGATCACTTAAGAACAGTTTGTCTTGCAACTTCTCATGGGGCTTACGGAATCATACGAGAGCACGACCACTATTATTCAACAAACCAGCCCCTTACCGGACTTCTATGAGACTCGGTCGAGACTATGCATGGCTGAAACACGCAAAGCAAATCAGGTCCGCAACGCGACTCAAGCCGTTGGTACTGCCCTCGTGGCATCTTCCGAATCCCGTGCTCCGCCATCATCCGACAATCATGACACTCGGTCTGCTTCAGGACGATATGAAGCTCGCTCTGATTCGAATCGTGATCAAAACCCGCGTGGCGGAGGTCGCAGTCGCGGCCGTGGCCGTGGACGCGGTGGTTTAGCGGGTCGGGGACGCGGCAACTCCTCTCAACAATCCACGGGTCAGGTTGGGTATCCGCAGTGGCCTTTTGGTTTCAACACTTAGGCCGGCCCAACTCCTCCTTACCCTTGGGCTCCCTGGTCCACTGTTCCACCATGCCCGTATTCAACTGTTCCTCCACGAACAACACCCAACAATGTTGGCATTCTAGGTCCGCGTCCAGCACAATCGTATGCAGCAAGTTATGCTCCGACCGAATATGATTAGCCCGTCTACACTATGGACACAGGTGCGACTTCGAATATGACTCCTCTTCCTAACAAATTCTCTTCTTTTTTTAATGATGGCATTTTTAAAAATATTCTTGTGGGTAATGGAAAAACTATTCCGGTTATTGGACATGGCAATTAAACTTTAAAACCACCCTTCCCACCGTTTAAATTAAATCAAGTTCTATATGCTCCCCCGCTAATTAAAAACTTGATTTATGTTCGCCGTTTTACAACTGACAATCATGTTTCTATTGAATTTGATCCGTTTGGTTTTATTGTGAAGGACCTCAGGACCCGGACCCCTATCCTACGATGCAATAGTCCGGGGGATCTCTACACACTTGATCCTATCTACCGTTTGGTTCTATTgaatttgatctgtttggttTGTGATAGGAGTAATCGACAGATTGGGGTGGATTGTGGGGATACTTTTAGTCCGGTTGTTAAACAGGCTACTATTCGCACCGTTTTATCACTTGCATTATCTC is from Helianthus annuus cultivar XRQ/B chromosome 9, HanXRQr2.0-SUNRISE, whole genome shotgun sequence and encodes:
- the LOC110876991 gene encoding uncharacterized protein LOC110876991, which codes for MSSSIHPAVTVTNIKALIPITLDIENGHYTTWSELFKIHCISYDVYDHLQPKKSTETSSSSDKDQAKDKTTSSPSWERLDSIVLQWIYGRIYTDLLHIILKPNTNAYAAWTVLANIFQDNKATRTIDLNKKFANTRLEQFPSMTAYCQALKVIYDQLTNVGSPIT